A genomic region of Ornithorhynchus anatinus isolate Pmale09 chromosome 7, mOrnAna1.pri.v4, whole genome shotgun sequence contains the following coding sequences:
- the SHISA4 gene encoding protein shisa-4, giving the protein MPGPRPPRLSGPLLLALTASLAAAGEDCLWYLDQNGSWHPGFDCEFYSFCCGNCYQRFCCHNVAKLITERQQKHCLAFSPKTIAGIASAVILFIAIICTVICCFLCSCCYLYRRRHQLHSPFEGQEIPMTGFPVQPVYPYQAEDPKAGPAPPQPGFVYPAGGPPAQYPLYPTGPPGYNPAAPPPYMPPQSSYPGA; this is encoded by the exons ATGCCAGGCCCGCGGCCGCCCCGGTTATCCGGGCCCCTGCTCCTCGCTCTGACGGCCTCCCTGG CCGCGGCCGGCGAGGACTGCCTGTGGTATCTGGACCAGAACGGCTCGTGGCATCCTGGCTTCGACTGCGAGTTCTACTCGTTCTGCTGCGGCAACTGCTACCAGCGCTTCTGCTGCCACAACGTGGCCAAGCTCATCACCGAGCGGCAGCAGAAACACTGCCTGGCCTTCAG CCCTAAGACCATTGCGGGCATCGCCTCGGCCGTGATCCTCTTCATTGCCATCATCTGCACGGTcatctgctgcttcctctgctcctgctgctACCTGTATCGCCGGCGCCACCAGCTGCACAGCCCCTTCGAAG GCCAGGAGATCCCCATGACGGGTTTCCCCGTCCAGCCCGTGTATCCGTACCAAGCGGAGGACCCCAAAGCCGGCCCCGCACCCCCCCAGCCAGGATTCGTGTATCCAGCCGGTGGCCCCCCTGCCCAGTACCCACTGTATCCAACTGGGCCCCCAGGCTACAACCCAGCAG ctcctccaccctACATGCCCCCACAGTCCTCTTACCCTGGAGCCTGA